The proteins below are encoded in one region of Parvicella tangerina:
- a CDS encoding OmpA family protein: MKTFRITRKSILFAGVFVQSLVAMAFSQPDPPTTGVVIGDKEVVFEVHNVYGLNSEYAEFSPVLFKNELVFASDRVFDYRNLGEDNWEANKYINIFKATVEYRQADSIVFEKVGIYDRIFMEDDHSGPICFSADGKKAIFTKVSHRDARKSGFGEKTGLFAKTKIHPQLYEATFNDGKWSDIEKLSFVKVNKTYGHPTLSSDGNTLYFVSDEFGGKGGKDIFKVEMTTNGWGEPKAINALNTSSDELFPTIVGKDLYFASNGRGGEGGLDLFVARFEGGEWTEPINLGPTINTSADEFGIVFNPDHMSGYFTSNRENGEGADDIYYFDKIETVVVEDNSISGKFKYKLLQDKNPEGLEVMLLDEDGNLVATTRTNEDGSFNFKNLKSDQRYTVKLGKDGEDVELTLFGQESDAFLVANKDGEFVYRKLSDDNVGTLSLMDEESIDPVTREGTLSGQFVYTKLGDDAGGMEVLLLDEDGNIVQRTTTDENGNFIFKKLPSDQNYTIKTMEYSEDLELYIYNNSDQVTATLASDADGQFVYRKLDPDYASDLDNLKVDDEELKFEGMTHMISGEFKYRNLETPMKVVEYEIYDEDMTLLKKGETNEGSFFRHFSMPEVDKLVFKIDGDKYKEDVDLLILDRNKEIVIQLDKNEEGYFIYQKLKGDGDELMTEEELLATLKNEQGVAGQFLYKKLKTDNSFLEYEIYDEDGNLVKRGKTDRFGFFSEPDLDKNGKFKFKLLNGNENVKLRMYSDEDGELVVLDRGDDDFFAFGKLDDGSTALNIENESENEMLVRYNQGKLINNLFYAHNIYKLSGANKKKMDEIVTFLNNNKEAKIIVSAHASLIGSDEYNEKLSERRMQEVVNYLLDAGVEESRFKGQYFGEDNPLVDCSKKKCDESDHRQNRRTEISIVK, encoded by the coding sequence ATGAAGACGTTTAGAATAACTAGAAAATCAATACTTTTTGCAGGAGTATTTGTTCAATCGTTAGTAGCCATGGCTTTCTCTCAGCCTGACCCTCCAACTACAGGAGTAGTAATCGGAGATAAAGAGGTTGTTTTTGAAGTACACAATGTATACGGCTTAAACAGTGAGTATGCTGAATTCAGTCCAGTGCTTTTCAAGAATGAACTGGTCTTTGCCAGTGACCGTGTATTTGATTATCGTAACTTAGGTGAAGATAACTGGGAAGCCAATAAGTATATTAACATCTTTAAAGCAACAGTTGAATACAGACAAGCAGATTCAATTGTATTCGAAAAGGTAGGAATCTATGATCGCATCTTCATGGAAGACGATCACTCTGGTCCGATTTGCTTTTCAGCCGATGGTAAGAAAGCTATCTTTACGAAAGTGAGCCACCGCGATGCAAGAAAATCTGGTTTTGGAGAGAAGACTGGACTTTTTGCCAAAACTAAGATTCATCCACAATTGTATGAGGCGACATTTAATGATGGAAAATGGAGTGATATTGAAAAACTAAGCTTCGTAAAAGTCAATAAAACGTATGGTCACCCAACATTATCGTCTGACGGTAATACCCTTTACTTTGTAAGTGATGAGTTTGGAGGAAAAGGAGGCAAAGATATCTTTAAAGTAGAAATGACGACTAACGGCTGGGGAGAGCCCAAAGCTATCAATGCGTTGAATACGTCAAGTGATGAGCTGTTCCCAACGATTGTAGGTAAGGACCTTTATTTTGCCTCAAATGGTCGAGGAGGTGAAGGTGGACTTGATTTGTTTGTAGCTAGATTTGAAGGAGGTGAGTGGACAGAACCAATCAACCTAGGACCAACGATTAACACATCCGCTGATGAATTTGGAATCGTCTTTAACCCTGATCACATGAGTGGGTATTTTACTTCCAACAGAGAAAATGGCGAAGGAGCTGATGATATCTACTATTTTGATAAGATTGAAACGGTAGTAGTTGAAGATAATTCCATCTCAGGAAAATTCAAGTATAAGTTGTTACAAGATAAAAATCCAGAAGGACTGGAGGTTATGCTTTTAGATGAGGATGGAAACTTGGTAGCGACTACCAGAACGAATGAAGATGGTTCTTTTAACTTCAAAAACTTGAAATCAGACCAAAGATATACGGTGAAACTAGGTAAAGATGGTGAAGACGTTGAGTTAACATTATTTGGTCAGGAGTCCGATGCATTCCTGGTAGCAAATAAAGATGGAGAGTTTGTCTACAGAAAACTGTCGGATGATAATGTAGGAACGCTTTCGTTGATGGATGAGGAGTCTATTGACCCCGTTACAAGAGAAGGAACACTTAGCGGTCAGTTTGTCTACACAAAGCTGGGTGATGATGCTGGTGGAATGGAAGTGCTACTTCTCGATGAAGATGGGAACATTGTTCAACGAACAACCACTGATGAAAATGGTAACTTTATCTTTAAGAAATTACCTTCAGATCAAAACTATACCATCAAGACGATGGAGTACTCCGAAGATCTTGAATTATACATCTATAACAACAGCGATCAGGTAACGGCAACCTTAGCCTCTGATGCAGACGGGCAATTCGTTTACAGAAAACTCGATCCTGATTACGCAAGTGATCTGGATAACCTCAAAGTAGATGATGAAGAACTAAAGTTTGAGGGCATGACCCACATGATCTCAGGAGAATTCAAGTATAGAAATTTGGAAACACCGATGAAGGTGGTTGAATATGAGATCTATGATGAAGATATGACTCTTTTAAAGAAGGGAGAAACGAATGAAGGTTCATTTTTCCGTCATTTCTCCATGCCTGAGGTGGATAAATTAGTCTTCAAGATTGATGGTGATAAGTATAAGGAAGACGTAGATCTTTTAATTCTCGATAGAAATAAAGAGATCGTTATTCAGCTAGACAAGAATGAAGAAGGTTATTTTATTTATCAGAAGCTTAAAGGTGATGGTGATGAATTGATGACTGAGGAGGAATTATTAGCTACGCTTAAAAATGAACAAGGAGTAGCGGGTCAATTCTTATACAAAAAGCTCAAGACAGACAACAGCTTTTTAGAATACGAAATTTACGATGAAGATGGAAATCTTGTGAAAAGAGGTAAAACTGATCGTTTTGGTTTTTTCTCAGAACCAGACCTTGATAAGAACGGAAAGTTTAAGTTTAAACTACTGAATGGAAATGAAAATGTGAAGCTTAGAATGTATAGTGATGAAGATGGAGAATTAGTTGTTCTGGATCGAGGAGATGATGACTTCTTTGCTTTTGGAAAGCTTGACGATGGCTCAACGGCATTGAATATAGAGAATGAATCAGAAAACGAAATGCTAGTTCGTTACAATCAGGGAAAACTAATTAACAATCTATTCTATGCCCACAATATCTACAAGTTGAGTGGTGCTAACAAGAAGAAAATGGACGAGATCGTGACCTTCCTGAACAACAATAAAGAAGCGAAGATCATTGTGAGTGCCCATGCATCTTTGATTGGTTCAGATGAATATAATGAAAAGCTGTCTGAACGAAGAATGCAGGAGGTTGTCAATTACTTGTTAGATGCCGGAGTGGAAGAAAGTAGGTTTAAAGGACAGTATTTTGGTGAGGACAATCCGCTGGTAGATTGTTCAAAAAAGAAGTGTGACGAATCAGATCATAGACAAAACCGAAGAACGGAGATTAGTATCGTTAAATAA
- a CDS encoding peroxiredoxin: MAVLVGKEAPGFSASAVINGGEIVENFTLEQFRGKYVVLFFYPKDFTFVCPTELFAFQERLQEFKDRNVEVIACSTDTEQSHWGWLNMAKNDGGIKGVTYPIVADTNKTISMNYDVLAGDFGWDDNGEMIAEGELIAYRGLFLIDREGVVRHQLVNDLPLGRNVEEAIRMVDALQFLEENGEVCPANWSKGKGGLKATHEGIAEYLSH, from the coding sequence ATGGCTGTATTAGTAGGAAAAGAAGCTCCAGGTTTTTCAGCTTCTGCTGTAATTAACGGAGGAGAAATTGTAGAAAACTTCACACTTGAACAATTTAGAGGAAAGTATGTGGTTCTTTTCTTTTATCCAAAAGACTTCACTTTCGTATGTCCAACCGAGCTTTTTGCATTCCAAGAAAGATTGCAAGAGTTTAAAGATAGAAATGTTGAGGTAATTGCTTGTTCTACAGATACTGAACAATCTCACTGGGGATGGTTAAACATGGCAAAAAATGATGGAGGTATCAAAGGGGTTACTTATCCAATCGTTGCAGATACGAACAAGACAATCTCTATGAACTACGATGTACTTGCTGGTGATTTCGGTTGGGATGATAACGGAGAAATGATCGCTGAAGGTGAATTGATCGCTTACAGAGGTCTGTTTTTAATCGATAGAGAAGGGGTTGTTAGACACCAATTAGTGAATGACCTGCCACTTGGTAGAAACGTTGAGGAAGCAATCAGAATGGTTGATGCATTACAATTCTTAGAAGAGAACGGAGAAGTTTGTCCAGCAAACTGGAGTAAAGGAAAAGGAGGATTGAAAGCAACTCACGAAGGAATCGCTGAATATCTTTCACACTAA
- a CDS encoding sugar transferase, producing MGEKKEAWKYILSDAVFAILSWGLFFMYRKQFIEHAPFEPNTNFYLGILIIPFFWMVLYYIIGSYRNIYKRHRLRDFGETVIISLIGGTILFFALLINDQYGFKTDYYKAYFGLLGIHFVLALIPKLVITSSIVKRIHKGEIGFPTLIIGGNESAVSIYNEIKSLKDSPGYQFVGFVSTNGVDRELKESDLTYFGGLDQAKEVVESHGIKEIIIAVESSEHDKINKIINTFDDYEVSIKLIPDTYDILTGSVKMTAIFGAPLIEVNNDKMPVWQQSVKRIFDVGASIFAIMLLSPVFIILSILVKVGSKGPVFFKQERIGIYGKPFMIYKFRSMVVDAEKDGPQLSSSSDSRITPIGKFMRKTRLDEIPQFFNVIKGDMALVGPRPERQFYIDQIMEKAPHYKHLQRVKPGITSWGQVKYGYAENVEEMVARLKYDILYVENRSLALDAKILIYTVLIVLKGVGK from the coding sequence ATGGGAGAAAAGAAGGAGGCGTGGAAGTATATTTTGTCGGATGCAGTTTTCGCTATCCTTTCCTGGGGACTTTTCTTCATGTATCGAAAGCAGTTTATTGAGCATGCTCCCTTTGAGCCTAATACCAACTTTTACCTCGGGATTTTAATTATCCCTTTCTTTTGGATGGTGCTATACTACATCATTGGATCGTACCGAAATATCTACAAAAGACATCGTTTGAGAGATTTTGGAGAGACCGTGATCATTTCATTGATCGGAGGAACTATTTTGTTCTTTGCTTTGCTGATCAATGATCAATACGGGTTTAAAACCGATTATTATAAAGCTTACTTCGGGTTATTAGGAATTCATTTCGTATTGGCATTGATTCCAAAGTTGGTCATCACTAGCAGTATCGTAAAGCGAATTCACAAAGGAGAAATAGGTTTTCCAACATTGATTATTGGGGGTAATGAGAGTGCAGTAAGCATTTATAATGAAATCAAGTCATTAAAGGATAGTCCAGGGTATCAATTTGTTGGTTTTGTTTCCACCAATGGCGTAGATCGTGAATTAAAAGAATCAGACCTGACTTATTTTGGAGGACTTGATCAGGCAAAAGAAGTGGTAGAATCACATGGTATCAAAGAGATCATTATCGCTGTGGAAAGTTCTGAGCACGATAAGATCAATAAAATCATCAACACCTTTGACGATTATGAAGTTAGCATCAAGTTAATTCCAGATACCTACGATATTCTTACAGGATCGGTGAAAATGACAGCCATTTTTGGAGCTCCTTTAATTGAAGTGAATAATGATAAGATGCCTGTTTGGCAGCAATCGGTTAAGCGGATTTTTGATGTTGGGGCTTCCATTTTTGCGATCATGTTACTGTCACCAGTATTCATCATATTATCAATTCTTGTAAAAGTGGGAAGTAAAGGCCCCGTATTCTTCAAGCAAGAACGAATTGGAATCTACGGAAAACCATTTATGATCTACAAATTCCGTTCTATGGTTGTAGATGCTGAAAAGGATGGACCACAACTCTCCAGTTCCTCAGACAGTCGCATAACGCCAATAGGTAAGTTCATGCGTAAGACAAGACTGGATGAAATTCCACAATTCTTCAATGTAATTAAAGGAGATATGGCATTGGTAGGCCCAAGACCTGAGCGTCAGTTTTACATTGATCAAATTATGGAAAAGGCTCCTCACTACAAACACTTGCAGCGTGTAAAGCCAGGAATTACCTCCTGGGGGCAGGTTAAATATGGTTATGCAGAGAATGTTGAAGAAATGGTAGCTCGACTCAAGTACGATATACTTTACGTTGAGAACCGATCACTCGCGCTGGATGCCAAGATCTTGATTTACACGGTACTGATTGTGCTAAAAGGAGTAGGGAAGTAG
- a CDS encoding IS110 family transposase: MELKVLKQALGLDVSKDTLSICLGFLRSDLTKEFVSRKDVANNKEGFSELVKWLKRTMKQDQLIVVMEATGVYHEGVSHYLHDLGYNVCIMQSGRVKKYAQSLNQRSKTDALDSKMLSMLGCERELQIWSPPSETLQELKSLSRERSMLVKERSVEKNRLEALKVGVHTESRTIKRFEKRLKLINTQIAEIEEEMGRCVQKDAELSRKINYLESIPGVSFISATTVVAETGGFALINNRKQLTSYAGYDVVLRDSGSFHGKTKISKKGNKHIRAVLHMPSMTAVRLNPTLKPFYQRLKPKKEKPIVALVAVQRKMLLLMYTLWKNEQYYDPEFEQKKAAKNQVFAAQDRNKPKFVTS; the protein is encoded by the coding sequence ATGGAATTAAAAGTATTAAAACAAGCATTGGGACTAGATGTATCGAAAGATACGTTGTCGATTTGTTTAGGTTTTTTGAGAAGTGATTTAACCAAGGAGTTTGTATCACGAAAAGATGTTGCCAATAACAAGGAGGGCTTCTCAGAGCTAGTAAAATGGTTAAAGCGAACAATGAAACAAGACCAGTTAATTGTAGTAATGGAGGCCACAGGAGTTTATCATGAAGGCGTTTCGCATTACCTACACGATTTGGGTTATAATGTATGTATCATGCAATCAGGTCGTGTAAAGAAATATGCACAGAGTTTAAATCAACGTTCCAAAACAGATGCTCTAGATAGCAAGATGCTTTCGATGTTAGGATGTGAACGTGAGTTACAGATCTGGTCCCCTCCCAGTGAGACGCTTCAGGAGCTAAAGAGTTTGAGTAGAGAAAGGTCGATGTTAGTAAAAGAACGGAGTGTAGAAAAGAATCGACTTGAAGCACTGAAGGTAGGCGTTCATACGGAGTCAAGAACGATAAAACGCTTTGAAAAAAGGTTGAAGTTGATCAACACTCAGATAGCAGAAATAGAAGAGGAAATGGGCAGATGTGTTCAAAAAGATGCAGAGTTAAGCAGAAAGATCAATTACCTAGAGAGTATACCAGGAGTATCATTTATATCAGCAACTACGGTCGTAGCAGAGACAGGTGGATTTGCATTGATCAATAATAGGAAACAACTAACGAGTTATGCTGGTTATGACGTGGTTTTACGAGATTCAGGGAGTTTTCACGGTAAAACAAAAATCAGCAAAAAGGGGAATAAACACATTCGAGCTGTGTTGCACATGCCTTCCATGACAGCAGTACGATTAAATCCAACCTTAAAGCCTTTTTATCAACGTTTAAAACCCAAAAAAGAAAAGCCAATAGTCGCATTAGTAGCGGTGCAACGCAAAATGCTATTGCTAATGTATACGCTGTGGAAAAACGAACAATATTATGATCCCGAATTTGAGCAAAAAAAAGCAGCAAAGAATCAAGTCTTTGCTGCGCAGGATAGAAACAAACCGAAATTTGTAACTTCCTAA
- a CDS encoding OmpA family protein — MKILIKILVIVWVGILLQSFKTHRNWDHEPFVGFEKNSAKIDSCNYDDFEKLIHLHKCEDCKLLIIGFADNSEDTTVSMDRAIAVRDYFVSQGYSAERFEISDGKNRESQICCSQEFEGKMCDLKIKAAENNRVVIFRVL, encoded by the coding sequence ATGAAAATACTCATAAAAATATTGGTTATTGTTTGGGTCGGTATTCTATTGCAGTCCTTTAAAACGCATAGGAACTGGGATCACGAACCTTTTGTTGGGTTTGAAAAAAACTCTGCTAAAATTGACTCTTGTAACTATGACGATTTTGAGAAATTAATACATCTGCATAAGTGCGAAGATTGCAAGTTACTAATCATTGGTTTTGCAGATAATTCTGAAGACACAACAGTCTCCATGGATAGAGCCATAGCTGTTCGCGATTATTTTGTCAGCCAAGGTTATAGTGCGGAAAGATTCGAAATTTCTGATGGTAAAAACAGGGAATCGCAGATTTGTTGCTCTCAGGAATTTGAGGGTAAAATGTGTGACCTGAAAATAAAGGCTGCTGAAAATAACAGGGTTGTTATATTTCGAGTTCTCTAG